Proteins encoded by one window of Antechinus flavipes isolate AdamAnt ecotype Samford, QLD, Australia chromosome 4, AdamAnt_v2, whole genome shotgun sequence:
- the TAL1 gene encoding T-cell acute lymphocytic leukemia protein 1 translates to MMERQPAELPPSDPPRDATPGTSGSGGGGGGSEPEPESESRMEPPRPPPHLLLLNGVAKETGRPAPDPPVIELAPRRGPGGGARDLKGRDAEARQRVPTTELCRPPAAAPASAPAPVEPPSDGRMVQLSPTALPGQAAAAAAGRAMLYGLGQPLASLSSGFFGEPDPFPVFTSNNRVKRRPSPYEVEINDGPHTKVVRRIFTNSRERWRQQNVNGAFAELRKLIPTHPPDKKLSKNEILRLAMKYINFLAKLLNDQEEEGSQRGRVAKDPAGTGSAGGGGAGTGPGAGPAADDLLHDALSPNSSCGSSLDGAASPDSYTEDSEPKHPARSLHPALLPAEGTGPR, encoded by the exons ATGATGGAGCGGCAGCCAGCTGAGCTGCCCCCCAGTGACCCCCCGCGGGATGCAACCCCGGGGACTAGCGGCAGCGGTGGCGGCGGGGGCGGCTCGGAGCCCGAGCCTGAGTCAGAGTCCCGCATGGAGCCGCCGCGGCCCCCCCCACACCTCCTCCTCCTCAACGGCGTTGCCAAGGAGACGGGCCGTCCGGCCCCCGACCCCCCCGTCATCGAGTTGGCCCCCCGCCGCGGCCCGGGGGGCGGCGCCCGCGACTTAAAGGGCCGCGACGCAGAGGCGCGCCAGAGGGTGCCCACCACGGAGCTGTGTCGGCCACCCGCCGCTGCCCCGGCCTCGGCGCCTGCCCCAGTAGAGCCCCCCAGCGACGGCCGCATGGTGCAGCTGAGCCCCACCGCGCTCCCGGGACAGGCGGCCGCTGCCGCCGCGGGCAGGGCCATGCTCTACGGCCTCGGGCAGCCGCTCGCCTCGCTCAGCAG CGGGTTTTTCGGGGAGCCAGACCCCTTCCCGGTGTTTACCAGCAACAACCGGGTCAAGAGGAGACCCTCGCCCTACGAAGTGGAGATCAATGACG GCCCCCACACCAAGGTTGTCCGGCGCATCTTCACCAACAGCCGCGAGCGGTGGAGACAGCAAAACGTTAATGGGGCGTTCGCTGAGCTCCGAAAACTCATCCCGACCCATCCCCCCGATAAGAAGCTCAGCAAAAATGAAATACTGCGTCTGGCCATGAAATACATCAACTTCTTAGCCAAGCTCCTCAACGACCAAGAGGAGGAGGGCAGCCAGCGGGGCCGGGTGGCCAAGGACCCCGCGGGGACTGGCAGTGCCGGCGGCGGAGGAGCCGGGACAGGCCCCGGGGCGGGGCCGGCCGCTGACGACCTCCTCCACGACGCTCTCTCGCCCAACTCCAGCTGCGGCAGCTCCCTGGACGGCGCTGCCAGTCCCGACAGCTACACGGAAGATTCCGAGCCGAAGCACCCAGCCCGGAGCCTCCACCCGGCCCTATTGCCTGCCGAGGGCACCGGCCCGCGGTGA